The Symbiobacterium terraclitae genomic interval CCGTGGCCAGCTTCTGCAACGACGTGGTGGGCGATGTGTCCGGCGCAGTGGCCGGTGCCGCCGGTGCAACGGTGGCCCTGAAACTGGCGATGGCCCTTGAGGGCGGCGCCTGGACGGAGCGGTTGCTCGGCCTGTTGATCATCGGCCTCATCTCGGGCCTCACGGTGGGCGGAAAGGCCGCCGGGAAGACGTTCGCCATCACGCGGGCCACGACCGTGGTGATGGTCGCGGGCCGGATCATCTACTGGTTTGAACAGCTTACGGGCCGCTCGCTTACGGGCGGCCGGTCCTCCCAGAACGGACGAAGGAGGAACTCGTAGCGATGTACCTGCGGGACCTGACCGGTCCGGAGCAACTGAAGGGGCTGACTCCAGCCGAGCTGGCCGGCCTGGCGGCGGAGATTCGGCGGGTCATCCTGGAGACCGTCGCCAGCAACGGCGGCCACCTCGCGCCCAATCTGGGCGTCGTGGAGCTGACCCTGGCCCTGCACCTGGTGTTCGACAGCCCCCATGACAAGATCCTGTGGGACGTATCGCACCAGAGCTACGTGCACAAGCTGCTCACAGGGCGCTACCACCAGTTCCACACGCTCCGCCAGCGCGGGGGCATCGCCGGGTTCACCGATCCGCGGGAGTCGGTGCACGACCACTTCCACTGGGGCCATGCCTCCACCTCGATTTCGGCGGCGGTGGGCATGGCCAAGGCGCGCGACCTCGCCGGCGAGCAGTACGACGTGGTGGCGGTGATCGGCGACGGAGCCCTCACCGGCGGACTGGCCTACGAGGCGCTGGACCACGCCGGGCAGGACAAGACGAAGCTGATCGTCGTGCTCAACGACAACTCCATGTCCATCGCGCCCAACGTGGGCGGCATCTCCAACTACCTGGCCCGCATCCGCACCGGGCCGTCCTACCAGCGGGTCAAGCACGACGTGGCCGAGGCCCTCAGGCAGATCCCCTTCGTCGGCTCGCAGGCCCTGGACCTGGTCGACCGGCTGAAGGAGGGCGTGAAGCACCTGCTGGTGCACAACATGTTCTTCGAGGACCTGGGCTTCACATACCTCGGGCCGGTGGACGGCCACAACATCCCGGCGCTGACGGACGCCCTGCGGCAGGCGCGCGCCTACCCCGGGCCCACCGTGGTGCACGTGGTGACGACCAAGGGCAAAGGCGTGCCCTACGCCGAGGAGCTGCCCGACAAGTTCCATGGCGGCGGCCCCTTCGACGTAGCCACCGGGAGGACCCGGCCGGGGTCGCTCACCTACAGCGAGGTCTTCGGCAACACGATCGCAAAGCTGGCGGCGCAGGACAGCCGCGTCTGCGCCATCACCGCTGCCATGCCCTCGGGCACGGGCCTCACCCGCTTCGCCCGGGAGTTCCCCGACCGCTACTTCGACGTGGGCATCGCCGAGCAGCACGG includes:
- the dxs gene encoding 1-deoxy-D-xylulose-5-phosphate synthase; protein product: MYLRDLTGPEQLKGLTPAELAGLAAEIRRVILETVASNGGHLAPNLGVVELTLALHLVFDSPHDKILWDVSHQSYVHKLLTGRYHQFHTLRQRGGIAGFTDPRESVHDHFHWGHASTSISAAVGMAKARDLAGEQYDVVAVIGDGALTGGLAYEALDHAGQDKTKLIVVLNDNSMSIAPNVGGISNYLARIRTGPSYQRVKHDVAEALRQIPFVGSQALDLVDRLKEGVKHLLVHNMFFEDLGFTYLGPVDGHNIPALTDALRQARAYPGPTVVHVVTTKGKGVPYAEELPDKFHGGGPFDVATGRTRPGSLTYSEVFGNTIAKLAAQDSRVCAITAAMPSGTGLTRFAREFPDRYFDVGIAEQHGVTFAAGLAKGGMRPVFAVYSTFLQRAYDQVIHDVALQDLPVTLAIDRGGLVEDGATHQGVFDVAYLRAIPRMVVMAPKDENELQHMLYTAVQHAGPAALRYPRGKAQGVALDEQLQALPIGRAEVLQEGDDVVLVGLGTMAPVCLAAARLLAEKSISAMVINPRFVKPLDAELLIRAGRQVGAVVTVEEACLAGGFGSAVLELFAEHHVDARVVRMGIPDEFVDHGSPGHFLEQYGLTPEGIAREAEELVLQLSSDLATHPGRRRSGRRPGARAAGSGQP